Proteins encoded by one window of Apium graveolens cultivar Ventura unplaced genomic scaffold, ASM990537v1 ctg8934, whole genome shotgun sequence:
- the LOC141705501 gene encoding secreted RxLR effector protein 161-like produces the protein MAECNSVRYPMEHKIQLHADSSGEVVNPTQFKSIIGGLRYLVNTRPDIAYSIGIVSRFMERPTQLHMNAVKRICRYLKGTLQYGLIYTKGQGNYILSGFSDSDLGGSMDDRKSTGGMAFYLDENLITWVSQKQRCVALSSCEAEFMAATAAACQAIWLQRVLSHIMGIKVAPVTLYIDNRSAVDLARNPVFYGRSKHIDLRYHFIRDCVEQGLIIIRHVRTNEQRTDILTKALAISKFEKMRQLLGVRKLENV, from the coding sequence ATGGCAGAATGTAATAGTGTGAGATATCCTATGGAGCACAAGATACAATTACATGCTGACAGCTCGGGTGAAGTTGTAAATCCTACGCAGTTTAAAAGCATTATAGGCGGGCTCAGATACCTAGTGAATACAAGACCTGATATTGCTTATTCTATAGGGATTGTTAGCAGGTTTATGGAAAGGCCTACACAGCTGCACATGAACGCAGTTAAAAGGATTTGTCGATATCTGAAGGGAACGCTACAGTACGGACTAATCTACACAAAAGGCCAAGGAAATTATATACTTTCGGGTTTTTCGGATAGTGACTTAGGAGGGAGTATGGATGACCGAAAGAGTACGGGAGGAATGGCTTTCTATCTTGATGAGAATTTAATTACTTGGGTGTCACAAAAACAACGGTGTGTTGCACTCTCTTCGTGTGAGGCTGAGTTTATGGCGGCTACGGCGGCTGCCTGCCAGGCGATTTGGTTGCAGCGGGTACTGAGTCATATCATGGGCATCAAGGTTGCTCCTGTCACATTGTACATTGATAATAGGTCAGCTGTGGACTTGGCACGTAATCCAGTTTTCTATGGACGAAGCAAGCATATTGACTTGCGCTATCACTTCATCCGTGATTGTGTTGAACAAGGATTGATAATTATAAGACATGTCCGCACGAATGAACAACGAACTGACATCCTAACGAAGGCATTGGCAATATCCAAGTTTGAGAAGATGCGTCAGTTGCTTGGTGTCAGAAAGCTGGAGAATGTTTAG